The following are encoded in a window of Pelecanus crispus isolate bPelCri1 chromosome 6, bPelCri1.pri, whole genome shotgun sequence genomic DNA:
- the FAR1 gene encoding fatty acyl-CoA reductase 1 isoform X1 translates to MVSIPEYYEGKNVLLTGATGFMGKVLLEKLLRSCPKVKAVYVLVRHKAGQTPEARVGEITSCKLFDRLRDEQPDFREKIIVITSELTQPELNLSETIKEELIECINIIFHCAATVRFNETLRDAVQLNVTATQQLLFLAQQMKNLEVFMHVSTAFAYCNQKQIGEVVYPPPVDPRKLIDSLEWMDDGLVEDITPKLIGDRPNTYIFTKALAEYVVQQEAEKLNVAIIRPSIVGASWKEPFPGWVDNFNGPSGIFIAAGKGILRTIRASNSALADLVPVDVVVNMTLAAAWYSGVNRYNRPSNIMVYNCTTGGTNPFHWGEVEYHVISTFKRNPLEQAFRRPNVNLTSNHLLYQYWIAVSHKAPAFLYDIYLRITGRSPRMMKTITRLHKALMLLEYFTSKSWIWNTENMTMLMNELNPQDKKMFNFDVRQLHWAEYMENYCMGMKKYVLNEEMSGIPAARKHLTKLRNIRYGFNTVLVILIWRIFIARSQMARNIWYFVVSLCYKFLSYFRASSTMRY, encoded by the exons ATGGTTTCCATCCCTGAATACTATGAAGGAAAGAACGTCCTCCTGACGGGCGCTACAGGCTTCATGGGAAAAGTGCTTTTGGAAAAGCTGCTCAGATCTTGTCCTAAAGTGAAAGCAGTGTATGTATTGGTAAGACACAAAGCAGGGCAGACACCTGAAGCACGAGTAGGAGAAATTACCAGCTGTAAG CTCTTTGACAGGTTGAGAGATGAGCAGCcagacttcagagaaaaaataatagtaattacGAGTGAACTTACACAGCCTGAACTGAACCTTAGTGAAACAATCAAGGAAGAACTTATAGAGTGCATTAATATTATATTTCATTGTGCTGCTACAGTCAGATTCAATGAAACACTAAG AGATGCTGTTCAGTTAAACGTGACTGCCACACAACAGCTCCTCTTCTTGGCACAGCAAATGAAGAATCTGGAAGTGTTCATGCATGTTTCGACTGCCTTTGCATATTGCAATCAAAAACAGATTGGGGAGGTAGTTTATCCACCTCCTGTTGATCCCAGGAAACTGATAGATTCTCTTGA gtGGATGGATGATGGCCTAGTGGAAGATATTACTCCTAAACTGATAGGCGACAGACCTAATACTTATATATTTACAAAAGCCTTAGCCGAATATGTAGTACaacaagaagctgaaaaattaaacGTAGCCATTATAAGGCCATCTATTGTTGGTGCTAGCTGGAAGGAACCTTTTCCT GGATGGGTTGATAACTTCAATGGACCTAGTGGTATCTTCATTGCT gCAGGAAAAGGAATTCTTCGAACAATCAGAGCTTCCAACAGTGCACTAGCAGATCTTGTTCCAGTAGATGTTGTTGTCAATATGACACTGGCTGCAGCCTGGTATTCTGGAGTTAATAGGTATAACAG accAAGTAATATCATGGTATATAACTGTACAACAGGTGGCACCAATCCTTTCCACTGGGGTGAAGTTG aataCCATGTAATTTCTACTTTCAAGAGGAATCCTCTCGAACAGGCCTTCAGACGGCCCAATGTAAATCTAACTTCCAATCACCTTTTATATCAGTACTGGATTGCTGTAAGCCATAAGGCCCCAGCATTCCTGTATGATATCTACCTCAGGATTACTGGAAGAAGCCCAAG GATGATGAAAACAATAACACGTCTTCATAAGGCCCTGATGTTATTAGAATACTTTACAAGCAAATCTTGGATCTGGAATACTGAAAATATGACTATGCTAATGAACGAGCTAAACCCCCAAGATAAAAAG aTGTTTAATTTTGATGTTCGACAACTACACTGGGCAGAATACATGGAAAATTACTGCATGGGAATGAAGAAGTATGTGCTGAATGAAGAAATGTCTGGCATCCCTGCAGCTAGGAAACACTTGACTAA gTTAAGGAATATACGCTATGGCTTCAATACAGTTCTTGTGATCCTGATCTGGCGTATATTTATTGCAAGATCACAAATGGCAAGAAATATCTGGTACTTTGTGGTTAGTCTGTGTTACAAGTTCCTCTCCTACTTCAGAGCCTCCAGTACCATGAGATACTGA
- the FAR1 gene encoding fatty acyl-CoA reductase 1 isoform X10 — translation MVSIPEYYEGKNVLLTGATGFMGKVLLEKLLRSCPKVKAVYVLVRHKAGQTPEARVGEITSCKLFDRLRDEQPDFREKIIVITSELTQPELNLSETIKEELIECINIIFHCAATVRFNETLRDAVQLNVTATQQLLFLAQQMKNLEVFMHVSTAFAYCNQKQIGEVVYPPPVDPRKLIDSLEMMKTITRLHKALMLLEYFTSKSWIWNTENMTMLMNELNPQDKKMFNFDVRQLHWAEYMENYCMGMKKYVLNEEMSGIPAARKHLTKLRNIRYGFNTVLVILIWRIFIARSQMARNIWYFVVSLCYKFLSYFRASSTMRY, via the exons ATGGTTTCCATCCCTGAATACTATGAAGGAAAGAACGTCCTCCTGACGGGCGCTACAGGCTTCATGGGAAAAGTGCTTTTGGAAAAGCTGCTCAGATCTTGTCCTAAAGTGAAAGCAGTGTATGTATTGGTAAGACACAAAGCAGGGCAGACACCTGAAGCACGAGTAGGAGAAATTACCAGCTGTAAG CTCTTTGACAGGTTGAGAGATGAGCAGCcagacttcagagaaaaaataatagtaattacGAGTGAACTTACACAGCCTGAACTGAACCTTAGTGAAACAATCAAGGAAGAACTTATAGAGTGCATTAATATTATATTTCATTGTGCTGCTACAGTCAGATTCAATGAAACACTAAG AGATGCTGTTCAGTTAAACGTGACTGCCACACAACAGCTCCTCTTCTTGGCACAGCAAATGAAGAATCTGGAAGTGTTCATGCATGTTTCGACTGCCTTTGCATATTGCAATCAAAAACAGATTGGGGAGGTAGTTTATCCACCTCCTGTTGATCCCAGGAAACTGATAGATTCTCTTGA GATGATGAAAACAATAACACGTCTTCATAAGGCCCTGATGTTATTAGAATACTTTACAAGCAAATCTTGGATCTGGAATACTGAAAATATGACTATGCTAATGAACGAGCTAAACCCCCAAGATAAAAAG aTGTTTAATTTTGATGTTCGACAACTACACTGGGCAGAATACATGGAAAATTACTGCATGGGAATGAAGAAGTATGTGCTGAATGAAGAAATGTCTGGCATCCCTGCAGCTAGGAAACACTTGACTAA gTTAAGGAATATACGCTATGGCTTCAATACAGTTCTTGTGATCCTGATCTGGCGTATATTTATTGCAAGATCACAAATGGCAAGAAATATCTGGTACTTTGTGGTTAGTCTGTGTTACAAGTTCCTCTCCTACTTCAGAGCCTCCAGTACCATGAGATACTGA
- the FAR1 gene encoding fatty acyl-CoA reductase 1 isoform X6, protein MVSIPEYYEGKNVLLTGATGFMGKVLLEKLLRSCPKVKAVYVLVRHKAGQTPEARVGEITSCKLFDRLRDEQPDFREKIIVITSELTQPELNLSETIKEELIECINIIFHCAATVRFNETLRWMDDGLVEDITPKLIGDRPNTYIFTKALAEYVVQQEAEKLNVAIIRPSIVGASWKEPFPGWVDNFNGPSGIFIAAGKGILRTIRASNSALADLVPVDVVVNMTLAAAWYSGVNRPSNIMVYNCTTGGTNPFHWGEVEYHVISTFKRNPLEQAFRRPNVNLTSNHLLYQYWIAVSHKAPAFLYDIYLRITGRSPRMMKTITRLHKALMLLEYFTSKSWIWNTENMTMLMNELNPQDKKMFNFDVRQLHWAEYMENYCMGMKKYVLNEEMSGIPAARKHLTKLRNIRYGFNTVLVILIWRIFIARSQMARNIWYFVVSLCYKFLSYFRASSTMRY, encoded by the exons ATGGTTTCCATCCCTGAATACTATGAAGGAAAGAACGTCCTCCTGACGGGCGCTACAGGCTTCATGGGAAAAGTGCTTTTGGAAAAGCTGCTCAGATCTTGTCCTAAAGTGAAAGCAGTGTATGTATTGGTAAGACACAAAGCAGGGCAGACACCTGAAGCACGAGTAGGAGAAATTACCAGCTGTAAG CTCTTTGACAGGTTGAGAGATGAGCAGCcagacttcagagaaaaaataatagtaattacGAGTGAACTTACACAGCCTGAACTGAACCTTAGTGAAACAATCAAGGAAGAACTTATAGAGTGCATTAATATTATATTTCATTGTGCTGCTACAGTCAGATTCAATGAAACACTAAG gtGGATGGATGATGGCCTAGTGGAAGATATTACTCCTAAACTGATAGGCGACAGACCTAATACTTATATATTTACAAAAGCCTTAGCCGAATATGTAGTACaacaagaagctgaaaaattaaacGTAGCCATTATAAGGCCATCTATTGTTGGTGCTAGCTGGAAGGAACCTTTTCCT GGATGGGTTGATAACTTCAATGGACCTAGTGGTATCTTCATTGCT gCAGGAAAAGGAATTCTTCGAACAATCAGAGCTTCCAACAGTGCACTAGCAGATCTTGTTCCAGTAGATGTTGTTGTCAATATGACACTGGCTGCAGCCTGGTATTCTGGAGTTAATAG accAAGTAATATCATGGTATATAACTGTACAACAGGTGGCACCAATCCTTTCCACTGGGGTGAAGTTG aataCCATGTAATTTCTACTTTCAAGAGGAATCCTCTCGAACAGGCCTTCAGACGGCCCAATGTAAATCTAACTTCCAATCACCTTTTATATCAGTACTGGATTGCTGTAAGCCATAAGGCCCCAGCATTCCTGTATGATATCTACCTCAGGATTACTGGAAGAAGCCCAAG GATGATGAAAACAATAACACGTCTTCATAAGGCCCTGATGTTATTAGAATACTTTACAAGCAAATCTTGGATCTGGAATACTGAAAATATGACTATGCTAATGAACGAGCTAAACCCCCAAGATAAAAAG aTGTTTAATTTTGATGTTCGACAACTACACTGGGCAGAATACATGGAAAATTACTGCATGGGAATGAAGAAGTATGTGCTGAATGAAGAAATGTCTGGCATCCCTGCAGCTAGGAAACACTTGACTAA gTTAAGGAATATACGCTATGGCTTCAATACAGTTCTTGTGATCCTGATCTGGCGTATATTTATTGCAAGATCACAAATGGCAAGAAATATCTGGTACTTTGTGGTTAGTCTGTGTTACAAGTTCCTCTCCTACTTCAGAGCCTCCAGTACCATGAGATACTGA
- the FAR1 gene encoding fatty acyl-CoA reductase 1 isoform X9, whose product MVSIPEYYEGKNVLLTGATGFMGKVLLEKLLRSCPKVKAVYVLVRHKAGQTPEARVGEITSCKLFDRLRDEQPDFREKIIVITSELTQPELNLSETIKEELIECINIIFHCAATVRFNETLRDAVQLNVTATQQLLFLAQQMKNLEVFMHVSTAFAYCNQKQIGEVVYPPPVDPRKLIDSLEPSNIMVYNCTTGGTNPFHWGEVEYHVISTFKRNPLEQAFRRPNVNLTSNHLLYQYWIAVSHKAPAFLYDIYLRITGRSPRMMKTITRLHKALMLLEYFTSKSWIWNTENMTMLMNELNPQDKKMFNFDVRQLHWAEYMENYCMGMKKYVLNEEMSGIPAARKHLTKLRNIRYGFNTVLVILIWRIFIARSQMARNIWYFVVSLCYKFLSYFRASSTMRY is encoded by the exons ATGGTTTCCATCCCTGAATACTATGAAGGAAAGAACGTCCTCCTGACGGGCGCTACAGGCTTCATGGGAAAAGTGCTTTTGGAAAAGCTGCTCAGATCTTGTCCTAAAGTGAAAGCAGTGTATGTATTGGTAAGACACAAAGCAGGGCAGACACCTGAAGCACGAGTAGGAGAAATTACCAGCTGTAAG CTCTTTGACAGGTTGAGAGATGAGCAGCcagacttcagagaaaaaataatagtaattacGAGTGAACTTACACAGCCTGAACTGAACCTTAGTGAAACAATCAAGGAAGAACTTATAGAGTGCATTAATATTATATTTCATTGTGCTGCTACAGTCAGATTCAATGAAACACTAAG AGATGCTGTTCAGTTAAACGTGACTGCCACACAACAGCTCCTCTTCTTGGCACAGCAAATGAAGAATCTGGAAGTGTTCATGCATGTTTCGACTGCCTTTGCATATTGCAATCAAAAACAGATTGGGGAGGTAGTTTATCCACCTCCTGTTGATCCCAGGAAACTGATAGATTCTCTTGA accAAGTAATATCATGGTATATAACTGTACAACAGGTGGCACCAATCCTTTCCACTGGGGTGAAGTTG aataCCATGTAATTTCTACTTTCAAGAGGAATCCTCTCGAACAGGCCTTCAGACGGCCCAATGTAAATCTAACTTCCAATCACCTTTTATATCAGTACTGGATTGCTGTAAGCCATAAGGCCCCAGCATTCCTGTATGATATCTACCTCAGGATTACTGGAAGAAGCCCAAG GATGATGAAAACAATAACACGTCTTCATAAGGCCCTGATGTTATTAGAATACTTTACAAGCAAATCTTGGATCTGGAATACTGAAAATATGACTATGCTAATGAACGAGCTAAACCCCCAAGATAAAAAG aTGTTTAATTTTGATGTTCGACAACTACACTGGGCAGAATACATGGAAAATTACTGCATGGGAATGAAGAAGTATGTGCTGAATGAAGAAATGTCTGGCATCCCTGCAGCTAGGAAACACTTGACTAA gTTAAGGAATATACGCTATGGCTTCAATACAGTTCTTGTGATCCTGATCTGGCGTATATTTATTGCAAGATCACAAATGGCAAGAAATATCTGGTACTTTGTGGTTAGTCTGTGTTACAAGTTCCTCTCCTACTTCAGAGCCTCCAGTACCATGAGATACTGA
- the FAR1 gene encoding fatty acyl-CoA reductase 1 isoform X8, translated as MVSIPEYYEGKNVLLTGATGFMGKVLLEKLLRSCPKVKAVYVLVRHKAGQTPEARVGEITSCKLFDRLRDEQPDFREKIIVITSELTQPELNLSETIKEELIECINIIFHCAATVRFNETLRDAVQLNVTATQQLLFLAQQMKNLEVFMHVSTAFAYCNQKQIGEVVYPPPVDPRKLIDSLEDGLITSMDLVVSSLLPSNIMVYNCTTGGTNPFHWGEVEYHVISTFKRNPLEQAFRRPNVNLTSNHLLYQYWIAVSHKAPAFLYDIYLRITGRSPRMMKTITRLHKALMLLEYFTSKSWIWNTENMTMLMNELNPQDKKMFNFDVRQLHWAEYMENYCMGMKKYVLNEEMSGIPAARKHLTKLRNIRYGFNTVLVILIWRIFIARSQMARNIWYFVVSLCYKFLSYFRASSTMRY; from the exons ATGGTTTCCATCCCTGAATACTATGAAGGAAAGAACGTCCTCCTGACGGGCGCTACAGGCTTCATGGGAAAAGTGCTTTTGGAAAAGCTGCTCAGATCTTGTCCTAAAGTGAAAGCAGTGTATGTATTGGTAAGACACAAAGCAGGGCAGACACCTGAAGCACGAGTAGGAGAAATTACCAGCTGTAAG CTCTTTGACAGGTTGAGAGATGAGCAGCcagacttcagagaaaaaataatagtaattacGAGTGAACTTACACAGCCTGAACTGAACCTTAGTGAAACAATCAAGGAAGAACTTATAGAGTGCATTAATATTATATTTCATTGTGCTGCTACAGTCAGATTCAATGAAACACTAAG AGATGCTGTTCAGTTAAACGTGACTGCCACACAACAGCTCCTCTTCTTGGCACAGCAAATGAAGAATCTGGAAGTGTTCATGCATGTTTCGACTGCCTTTGCATATTGCAATCAAAAACAGATTGGGGAGGTAGTTTATCCACCTCCTGTTGATCCCAGGAAACTGATAGATTCTCTTGA GGATGGGTTGATAACTTCAATGGACCTAGTGGTATCTTCATTGCT accAAGTAATATCATGGTATATAACTGTACAACAGGTGGCACCAATCCTTTCCACTGGGGTGAAGTTG aataCCATGTAATTTCTACTTTCAAGAGGAATCCTCTCGAACAGGCCTTCAGACGGCCCAATGTAAATCTAACTTCCAATCACCTTTTATATCAGTACTGGATTGCTGTAAGCCATAAGGCCCCAGCATTCCTGTATGATATCTACCTCAGGATTACTGGAAGAAGCCCAAG GATGATGAAAACAATAACACGTCTTCATAAGGCCCTGATGTTATTAGAATACTTTACAAGCAAATCTTGGATCTGGAATACTGAAAATATGACTATGCTAATGAACGAGCTAAACCCCCAAGATAAAAAG aTGTTTAATTTTGATGTTCGACAACTACACTGGGCAGAATACATGGAAAATTACTGCATGGGAATGAAGAAGTATGTGCTGAATGAAGAAATGTCTGGCATCCCTGCAGCTAGGAAACACTTGACTAA gTTAAGGAATATACGCTATGGCTTCAATACAGTTCTTGTGATCCTGATCTGGCGTATATTTATTGCAAGATCACAAATGGCAAGAAATATCTGGTACTTTGTGGTTAGTCTGTGTTACAAGTTCCTCTCCTACTTCAGAGCCTCCAGTACCATGAGATACTGA
- the FAR1 gene encoding fatty acyl-CoA reductase 1 isoform X5, with the protein MVSIPEYYEGKNVLLTGATGFMGKVLLEKLLRSCPKVKAVYVLVRHKAGQTPEARVGEITSCKLFDRLRDEQPDFREKIIVITSELTQPELNLSETIKEELIECINIIFHCAATVRFNETLRDAVQLNVTATQQLLFLAQQMKNLEVFMHVSTAFAYCNQKQIGEVVYPPPVDPRKLIDSLEWMDDGLVEDITPKLIGDRPNTYIFTKALAEYVVQQEAEKLNVAIIRPSIVGASWKEPFPAGKGILRTIRASNSALADLVPVDVVVNMTLAAAWYSGVNRPSNIMVYNCTTGGTNPFHWGEVEYHVISTFKRNPLEQAFRRPNVNLTSNHLLYQYWIAVSHKAPAFLYDIYLRITGRSPRMMKTITRLHKALMLLEYFTSKSWIWNTENMTMLMNELNPQDKKMFNFDVRQLHWAEYMENYCMGMKKYVLNEEMSGIPAARKHLTKLRNIRYGFNTVLVILIWRIFIARSQMARNIWYFVVSLCYKFLSYFRASSTMRY; encoded by the exons ATGGTTTCCATCCCTGAATACTATGAAGGAAAGAACGTCCTCCTGACGGGCGCTACAGGCTTCATGGGAAAAGTGCTTTTGGAAAAGCTGCTCAGATCTTGTCCTAAAGTGAAAGCAGTGTATGTATTGGTAAGACACAAAGCAGGGCAGACACCTGAAGCACGAGTAGGAGAAATTACCAGCTGTAAG CTCTTTGACAGGTTGAGAGATGAGCAGCcagacttcagagaaaaaataatagtaattacGAGTGAACTTACACAGCCTGAACTGAACCTTAGTGAAACAATCAAGGAAGAACTTATAGAGTGCATTAATATTATATTTCATTGTGCTGCTACAGTCAGATTCAATGAAACACTAAG AGATGCTGTTCAGTTAAACGTGACTGCCACACAACAGCTCCTCTTCTTGGCACAGCAAATGAAGAATCTGGAAGTGTTCATGCATGTTTCGACTGCCTTTGCATATTGCAATCAAAAACAGATTGGGGAGGTAGTTTATCCACCTCCTGTTGATCCCAGGAAACTGATAGATTCTCTTGA gtGGATGGATGATGGCCTAGTGGAAGATATTACTCCTAAACTGATAGGCGACAGACCTAATACTTATATATTTACAAAAGCCTTAGCCGAATATGTAGTACaacaagaagctgaaaaattaaacGTAGCCATTATAAGGCCATCTATTGTTGGTGCTAGCTGGAAGGAACCTTTTCCT gCAGGAAAAGGAATTCTTCGAACAATCAGAGCTTCCAACAGTGCACTAGCAGATCTTGTTCCAGTAGATGTTGTTGTCAATATGACACTGGCTGCAGCCTGGTATTCTGGAGTTAATAG accAAGTAATATCATGGTATATAACTGTACAACAGGTGGCACCAATCCTTTCCACTGGGGTGAAGTTG aataCCATGTAATTTCTACTTTCAAGAGGAATCCTCTCGAACAGGCCTTCAGACGGCCCAATGTAAATCTAACTTCCAATCACCTTTTATATCAGTACTGGATTGCTGTAAGCCATAAGGCCCCAGCATTCCTGTATGATATCTACCTCAGGATTACTGGAAGAAGCCCAAG GATGATGAAAACAATAACACGTCTTCATAAGGCCCTGATGTTATTAGAATACTTTACAAGCAAATCTTGGATCTGGAATACTGAAAATATGACTATGCTAATGAACGAGCTAAACCCCCAAGATAAAAAG aTGTTTAATTTTGATGTTCGACAACTACACTGGGCAGAATACATGGAAAATTACTGCATGGGAATGAAGAAGTATGTGCTGAATGAAGAAATGTCTGGCATCCCTGCAGCTAGGAAACACTTGACTAA gTTAAGGAATATACGCTATGGCTTCAATACAGTTCTTGTGATCCTGATCTGGCGTATATTTATTGCAAGATCACAAATGGCAAGAAATATCTGGTACTTTGTGGTTAGTCTGTGTTACAAGTTCCTCTCCTACTTCAGAGCCTCCAGTACCATGAGATACTGA
- the FAR1 gene encoding fatty acyl-CoA reductase 1 isoform X2, whose amino-acid sequence MVSIPEYYEGKNVLLTGATGFMGKVLLEKLLRSCPKVKAVYVLVRHKAGQTPEARVGEITSCKLFDRLRDEQPDFREKIIVITSELTQPELNLSETIKEELIECINIIFHCAATVRFNETLRDAVQLNVTATQQLLFLAQQMKNLEVFMHVSTAFAYCNQKQIGEVVYPPPVDPRKLIDSLEWMDDGLVEDITPKLIGDRPNTYIFTKALAEYVVQQEAEKLNVAIIRPSIVGASWKEPFPGWVDNFNGPSGIFIAAGKGILRTIRASNSALADLVPVDVVVNMTLAAAWYSGVNRPSNIMVYNCTTGGTNPFHWGEVEYHVISTFKRNPLEQAFRRPNVNLTSNHLLYQYWIAVSHKAPAFLYDIYLRITGRSPRMMKTITRLHKALMLLEYFTSKSWIWNTENMTMLMNELNPQDKKMFNFDVRQLHWAEYMENYCMGMKKYVLNEEMSGIPAARKHLTKLRNIRYGFNTVLVILIWRIFIARSQMARNIWYFVVSLCYKFLSYFRASSTMRY is encoded by the exons ATGGTTTCCATCCCTGAATACTATGAAGGAAAGAACGTCCTCCTGACGGGCGCTACAGGCTTCATGGGAAAAGTGCTTTTGGAAAAGCTGCTCAGATCTTGTCCTAAAGTGAAAGCAGTGTATGTATTGGTAAGACACAAAGCAGGGCAGACACCTGAAGCACGAGTAGGAGAAATTACCAGCTGTAAG CTCTTTGACAGGTTGAGAGATGAGCAGCcagacttcagagaaaaaataatagtaattacGAGTGAACTTACACAGCCTGAACTGAACCTTAGTGAAACAATCAAGGAAGAACTTATAGAGTGCATTAATATTATATTTCATTGTGCTGCTACAGTCAGATTCAATGAAACACTAAG AGATGCTGTTCAGTTAAACGTGACTGCCACACAACAGCTCCTCTTCTTGGCACAGCAAATGAAGAATCTGGAAGTGTTCATGCATGTTTCGACTGCCTTTGCATATTGCAATCAAAAACAGATTGGGGAGGTAGTTTATCCACCTCCTGTTGATCCCAGGAAACTGATAGATTCTCTTGA gtGGATGGATGATGGCCTAGTGGAAGATATTACTCCTAAACTGATAGGCGACAGACCTAATACTTATATATTTACAAAAGCCTTAGCCGAATATGTAGTACaacaagaagctgaaaaattaaacGTAGCCATTATAAGGCCATCTATTGTTGGTGCTAGCTGGAAGGAACCTTTTCCT GGATGGGTTGATAACTTCAATGGACCTAGTGGTATCTTCATTGCT gCAGGAAAAGGAATTCTTCGAACAATCAGAGCTTCCAACAGTGCACTAGCAGATCTTGTTCCAGTAGATGTTGTTGTCAATATGACACTGGCTGCAGCCTGGTATTCTGGAGTTAATAG accAAGTAATATCATGGTATATAACTGTACAACAGGTGGCACCAATCCTTTCCACTGGGGTGAAGTTG aataCCATGTAATTTCTACTTTCAAGAGGAATCCTCTCGAACAGGCCTTCAGACGGCCCAATGTAAATCTAACTTCCAATCACCTTTTATATCAGTACTGGATTGCTGTAAGCCATAAGGCCCCAGCATTCCTGTATGATATCTACCTCAGGATTACTGGAAGAAGCCCAAG GATGATGAAAACAATAACACGTCTTCATAAGGCCCTGATGTTATTAGAATACTTTACAAGCAAATCTTGGATCTGGAATACTGAAAATATGACTATGCTAATGAACGAGCTAAACCCCCAAGATAAAAAG aTGTTTAATTTTGATGTTCGACAACTACACTGGGCAGAATACATGGAAAATTACTGCATGGGAATGAAGAAGTATGTGCTGAATGAAGAAATGTCTGGCATCCCTGCAGCTAGGAAACACTTGACTAA gTTAAGGAATATACGCTATGGCTTCAATACAGTTCTTGTGATCCTGATCTGGCGTATATTTATTGCAAGATCACAAATGGCAAGAAATATCTGGTACTTTGTGGTTAGTCTGTGTTACAAGTTCCTCTCCTACTTCAGAGCCTCCAGTACCATGAGATACTGA